One part of the Oligoflexus sp. genome encodes these proteins:
- a CDS encoding HDOD domain-containing protein: protein MEPTTQPIMECKNCGRLYYSTEDFLAHTSRWRICEEGHLWFNCACESTNVIKKGRHDWYDPMHRLSSEAQSIFNQIPALRTLPRLPTSVMELLQKIDDANADSHELAALARHDPLLAAKIIRIAENQTMHHQAKPKSLSHAISLVGRHHVKEIVLLAAISCVEPKTRFFHTDEFWDHSMTIGRIAEHLSKKFKTGMIEDEAYITGCLCNLGKLVLALVRPDIADRFQVEINDIHTLGPWTAAEQRHAGYQHTVIGEIGGALWGLSEASIDAIQGHHSVSHAAQIEPYELVALANQFAHWIWLQPHQMDKDLFHQLQQRFHLSQKDSELLADEMMPLAIQERAS from the coding sequence ATGGAACCCACAACGCAGCCGATCATGGAATGCAAAAATTGCGGGCGCCTCTACTACTCTACCGAAGATTTCCTGGCGCATACCAGCCGCTGGCGGATCTGTGAGGAAGGCCACCTCTGGTTCAACTGTGCCTGCGAATCCACCAACGTCATTAAAAAAGGCCGCCACGACTGGTATGATCCCATGCATAGGCTCAGCAGCGAAGCGCAGTCCATCTTCAATCAAATCCCAGCTCTGCGCACCCTGCCGCGGCTTCCCACGTCCGTGATGGAGCTGCTGCAGAAGATTGATGATGCGAACGCCGATTCGCATGAACTCGCGGCCCTGGCCCGGCATGATCCGCTGCTGGCCGCCAAGATCATCCGCATCGCGGAAAATCAAACCATGCATCATCAGGCCAAACCGAAATCGCTGTCGCATGCGATCTCGCTGGTCGGTCGCCATCATGTGAAGGAAATCGTCCTGCTCGCAGCCATCAGCTGCGTGGAACCCAAAACCCGTTTCTTTCACACCGATGAATTCTGGGATCATTCGATGACCATCGGCAGGATCGCTGAACACCTATCCAAAAAATTCAAGACGGGAATGATCGAGGACGAAGCCTATATCACAGGCTGCCTCTGCAATCTCGGCAAGCTCGTCCTCGCCCTGGTGCGGCCCGATATCGCCGATCGTTTTCAGGTCGAGATCAATGACATTCACACGCTGGGCCCATGGACCGCGGCCGAGCAGAGACACGCCGGCTATCAGCATACCGTCATCGGTGAAATCGGAGGAGCTCTTTGGGGTCTTTCCGAGGCTTCGATCGACGCTATCCAGGGGCATCACTCCGTTTCCCACGCGGCGCAAATCGAACCCTATGAACTGGTGGCCCTGGCCAATCAGTTTGCGCATTGGATCTGGTTGCAGCCGCATCAGATGGATAAAGATCTTTTCCACCAGCTGCAGCAGCGTTTTCACCTGTCGCAAAAAGATTCGGAGCTGCTGGCCGACGAGATGATGCCGCTTGCCATTCAGGAGCGGGCCAGTTGA
- a CDS encoding carboxypeptidase regulatory-like domain-containing protein, whose protein sequence is MGPSNCSDSNSSSSRVVEVGSASVGGTISGTLMVSEGASASSVANANITVQNHPEIVGTTSGDGSFVLDNVLPGTLNVIVTSSDGTSLTEGPAQYAKMFKDVVVRHKETNQLGAHEFKKSGAVSGKVTFFDNANNLDLTGSDVYIPGTSYIAKTDENGAFTLAGLPEGTLTLKAQHTGFAILSLEVEIKSGETVDLGELPLSLSNGPEGALSIRSDMTPSIAGRTEKLSLSRKVLLDISFDKNSSLMKISDEPSFLNRNWVPVARTYEWTFENDGAKKLYVMFSDLNGLESSPYSDSILVDTEAPTLSSIQILNGWEQSAARSVSIDLLAADSGSGLAEVLFSNISNSFQESDKQSFNSRLDWQLSSSDGAKIVYAKVRDYAGRESTVVQDNINLASTGRTIVYATTYTDDVVLKKGQSPFWFKQGAESLIFKGRLTIEAGATVFVDDNLSVKFNGPVRFEGSAADPVTIRTVTLNTGSCMPGGGMELLFNGAPPGVTAGNLIRYVKFRSIRQIRLNGGLVEYNEFDGSGCTNTTTGAIYKTGLDNLMVRHNTFNAWETGLSVSEGDGNTSFINNSGTFSAGVKQSGTAANTTVTGNQFTSHELAANYDGLLSWGNNADILGYAQNSFAGKGTTLLIDSGRSTDLNLTGLSISECRRPLYSRNNRTTTVSQSTLNCEYADMSTHYSTASVIYQQNVIKVSKALITGGSSDSGAVQFSANKLTIDCGNSPGTYCDLFYAQGKECGTSDNGNHGCWSSSPSCSVDNYVNASLDANNIYCKGDSSSGCRGLTLHLAPNNANTEADEAVSCNFNYGNGLQLSLDNNYWESSAGYKSIAQGANLQASALTDNGYTASTFDTVAGLSSNSIMASFLMPIAGQTMSFTGWPTSVNTRAFNTSAPP, encoded by the coding sequence TTGGGGCCAAGCAATTGCAGTGACTCCAACAGCTCATCGAGCCGCGTCGTGGAAGTCGGGTCTGCCAGCGTTGGTGGAACGATCAGCGGTACCCTTATGGTTTCCGAAGGCGCATCAGCGTCTTCTGTTGCGAATGCCAATATCACGGTCCAGAATCACCCGGAAATTGTAGGCACCACTTCTGGGGATGGTTCGTTTGTCCTCGACAATGTTCTGCCGGGCACTTTGAACGTAATCGTGACGTCCAGCGATGGAACATCCCTAACGGAAGGCCCAGCTCAATACGCAAAGATGTTCAAGGACGTTGTGGTTCGCCATAAGGAAACCAATCAGCTGGGAGCGCATGAGTTCAAAAAGTCTGGTGCTGTCAGTGGCAAGGTAACGTTCTTTGACAATGCCAATAATCTGGATCTTACAGGCTCCGACGTCTATATTCCGGGAACCTCCTACATCGCCAAGACGGATGAAAACGGAGCCTTTACTCTGGCCGGACTTCCTGAGGGAACGCTCACTCTGAAAGCGCAGCACACCGGCTTTGCCATCCTAAGCCTGGAAGTGGAGATCAAGTCCGGTGAAACAGTCGATCTAGGGGAGCTCCCGCTTTCTTTGTCCAATGGCCCTGAAGGTGCTTTGTCCATTCGCTCAGACATGACTCCGAGCATCGCGGGTCGAACGGAAAAGCTGTCGCTCAGTCGTAAGGTGCTTCTCGACATCAGTTTTGACAAGAACAGTTCGCTCATGAAGATCTCTGATGAACCTTCCTTTTTGAATCGCAACTGGGTTCCTGTGGCAAGAACCTACGAGTGGACCTTTGAGAACGATGGGGCTAAAAAACTTTACGTCATGTTCTCTGATCTCAACGGACTGGAAAGCTCACCCTACAGCGACAGCATCCTGGTGGATACAGAGGCTCCTACGCTCAGCAGCATTCAAATTCTCAATGGATGGGAGCAAAGCGCTGCCCGCAGCGTCTCCATCGATTTGCTTGCTGCGGATAGTGGCTCGGGTCTAGCAGAGGTTCTTTTCAGCAACATTTCCAATAGTTTCCAGGAGAGCGATAAGCAGTCGTTTAACAGCCGCCTCGACTGGCAGCTCAGCAGCAGTGATGGTGCGAAGATCGTTTATGCCAAAGTTCGTGATTACGCCGGACGTGAATCGACAGTGGTGCAGGATAACATCAACCTGGCAAGTACGGGACGCACTATTGTTTACGCCACAACTTACACAGACGACGTCGTGCTCAAGAAGGGGCAGAGTCCCTTCTGGTTCAAACAAGGTGCCGAATCCCTTATTTTCAAGGGACGCCTGACGATTGAGGCGGGAGCCACGGTCTTTGTCGATGATAATCTGTCCGTTAAATTCAACGGGCCTGTCCGTTTCGAGGGCAGTGCGGCCGACCCTGTGACCATCAGGACGGTAACGCTCAATACAGGAAGCTGCATGCCTGGGGGCGGTATGGAGCTTCTTTTCAATGGAGCCCCTCCCGGAGTCACGGCTGGCAACCTGATACGGTATGTGAAGTTCCGATCCATTCGTCAGATCAGACTGAATGGTGGCCTGGTTGAATATAATGAGTTCGACGGCAGCGGTTGCACCAATACCACAACTGGAGCCATCTATAAGACTGGTTTGGATAACCTCATGGTCCGCCATAATACTTTCAATGCCTGGGAAACTGGATTGAGCGTCAGTGAGGGGGACGGCAACACCAGTTTCATCAATAACTCGGGAACTTTCTCGGCTGGTGTGAAGCAGTCAGGAACGGCAGCGAATACGACGGTCACGGGCAATCAATTCACTTCCCATGAGTTGGCCGCGAACTACGATGGCTTGCTGAGCTGGGGTAATAATGCTGACATTCTTGGTTATGCTCAGAACAGCTTTGCCGGGAAGGGCACGACCCTTTTGATAGATTCTGGGCGAAGCACGGATTTGAATCTAACAGGTCTTTCAATCAGTGAGTGTCGCCGCCCCCTATACAGTAGGAATAATCGAACAACGACAGTCAGCCAATCCACCTTAAACTGTGAATATGCTGACATGAGTACCCATTACTCGACAGCGAGCGTCATTTACCAACAGAATGTCATAAAGGTAAGCAAGGCCTTGATCACAGGCGGAAGCTCTGATTCGGGAGCTGTTCAGTTTTCAGCGAACAAGCTGACCATCGACTGTGGCAATAGTCCAGGTACTTACTGTGATCTGTTCTATGCTCAGGGCAAGGAATGCGGGACTTCTGACAATGGTAATCACGGTTGCTGGAGTTCAAGTCCATCCTGTTCCGTTGACAACTATGTCAATGCCAGCCTTGACGCTAACAATATCTACTGTAAAGGTGATAGCAGCTCAGGATGCAGGGGATTGACCCTGCATCTGGCGCCTAATAACGCGAATACCGAAGCGGATGAAGCGGTCTCCTGCAATTTCAACTATGGCAATGGCCTCCAGCTCTCATTGGACAACAATTATTGGGAAAGTTCGGCTGGCTATAAATCCATCGCCCAGGGAGCTAACCTTCAGGCCAGTGCTTTGACGGATAATGGGTATACAGCCTCAACTTTCGATACAGTGGCAGGACTGAGCAGTAACTCCATTATGGCGAGCTTTCTTATGCCCATCGCAGGCCAAACGATGAGCTTTACGGGCTGGCCAACTTCTGTTAACACCAGAGCTTTCAATACCAGCGCACCGCCGTGA
- a CDS encoding LysR substrate-binding domain-containing protein has translation MDKWLNYHNLYYFWTIARDGSMTKAGKRLRLSVSNLSGQIKALEESFGQKLFTRQGRSLVLTEAGKIALEYANTIFTSGQELYEVLTTSEGPSAKPQLARIGALNSMSKNLQYAFVKPLIFERSIRIRLTEGSLSELVRQLHSHDLDVVLSNMPVRSDQDQEIFNQRLAELPVDLVGHKRFQNPKEDWPKALDGLPCFVPTLESRIRNEWEHFCVQHRVSPVILGEIEDMAMLRLLALSGEGCALVPQVVVQDELKARKLEVIYRPKNIKENIYAITRRRLKPHDVMDDAITRFTRDMKTWK, from the coding sequence ATGGACAAGTGGCTGAATTATCATAACCTTTATTATTTTTGGACCATCGCCAGGGACGGCAGCATGACGAAGGCCGGCAAACGCCTGCGGCTTTCCGTGTCCAATCTGAGCGGACAAATCAAGGCCCTTGAAGAGTCCTTCGGCCAAAAACTTTTCACGCGTCAGGGCCGCAGCCTGGTGCTGACTGAAGCGGGCAAGATCGCGCTGGAGTATGCGAATACCATCTTCACATCGGGGCAGGAGCTTTACGAAGTTCTGACGACCAGCGAAGGGCCTTCGGCCAAACCGCAGCTGGCGCGAATCGGGGCCCTGAATTCGATGTCGAAGAACCTTCAGTATGCCTTCGTCAAACCCCTGATTTTTGAGCGTTCCATCCGCATTCGACTGACCGAGGGCTCGCTCAGCGAGCTGGTGCGGCAGCTCCACAGTCATGACCTCGACGTTGTCCTTTCCAATATGCCCGTCCGCAGCGATCAGGATCAGGAGATCTTCAACCAAAGACTGGCCGAACTCCCGGTCGACCTTGTCGGGCATAAGCGTTTCCAAAATCCGAAAGAGGACTGGCCCAAGGCCTTGGACGGCCTGCCCTGTTTCGTGCCCACTTTGGAAAGCCGCATCCGTAACGAATGGGAACATTTTTGCGTCCAGCACCGGGTCAGTCCTGTGATCCTGGGCGAGATCGAGGACATGGCCATGCTGCGCCTCCTCGCGCTTTCCGGTGAGGGCTGCGCTCTGGTGCCCCAGGTCGTCGTGCAGGACGAATTAAAGGCCCGAAAGCTTGAGGTCATCTACCGCCCGAAAAATATCAAAGAGAATATCTATGCGATCACAAGGCGCCGTCTGAAGCCGCATGACGTGATGGATGACGCGATCACGCGCTTCACCCGGGATATGAAGACCTGGAAATAA
- a CDS encoding NADP-dependent isocitrate dehydrogenase: MQKPKPPYKVTVIPGDGIGPEVTAVTRRLLEAVGAPIIWQEAEAGAKVFRKGIPSGVPQETIDSILDTGLVLKGPLETPVGYGEKSANVTLRKSFETFGNIRPIRIIPGVPTPYYGRNIDLVVVRENVEDLYAGIEHMQTPNVAQCLKLMSRKGCEKIVRLAFEVARAEGRTKVHCATKANIMKLTEGLLKRTFEEIASEYPDITAQHIIVDNCAHQLVRFPEQFEVIVTSNMNGDILSDLTSGLVGGLGFAPSANIGRDVAIFEAVHGSAPSIAGKNLANPSAHVLSGVMLLRHLGLFAEAERLENALLYTWGSGAAATSDVAPLHEAVGTSVFAELVESNLATAPGRTQTRPYRPWDMGRVYSCDKQPAKRQDVGVDVFIESTAPLQEIGRELERCAQGLPLTLTMISNRGTKVYPDAVAMPDLVDHHRCRFNRKAGAPMPQDADVLELLRRISTIFRWMHCERLLEVEDKPAFTKAQGEN, encoded by the coding sequence ATGCAAAAACCAAAGCCTCCGTACAAAGTCACCGTTATTCCGGGCGACGGCATCGGACCTGAAGTGACCGCAGTCACCAGACGTTTGCTGGAAGCTGTCGGTGCGCCCATCATCTGGCAGGAGGCGGAAGCCGGGGCCAAGGTTTTCAGGAAAGGAATTCCCTCGGGCGTGCCCCAGGAAACGATCGACTCGATTCTGGATACGGGCCTTGTCCTGAAGGGGCCGCTGGAAACACCCGTAGGCTACGGGGAAAAAAGCGCGAACGTCACGCTCAGAAAGTCCTTCGAAACCTTCGGCAATATTCGCCCTATTCGCATCATCCCCGGCGTCCCCACGCCTTATTACGGCCGCAACATAGATCTCGTGGTCGTGCGTGAGAATGTCGAGGACCTTTATGCGGGCATCGAGCATATGCAAACACCGAACGTCGCCCAGTGCCTGAAGCTCATGAGCCGCAAAGGTTGCGAAAAAATCGTGCGCCTCGCCTTCGAAGTCGCCCGCGCCGAGGGCCGGACCAAGGTCCACTGCGCGACCAAGGCGAACATCATGAAATTAACAGAAGGCCTTTTGAAACGAACTTTCGAAGAAATCGCCAGCGAATATCCGGACATCACAGCCCAGCACATCATCGTCGATAACTGCGCGCATCAGCTCGTGCGCTTTCCCGAGCAGTTCGAAGTGATCGTCACTTCAAACATGAACGGTGATATCCTTTCCGATCTGACATCGGGCCTGGTCGGTGGACTCGGGTTTGCGCCGTCTGCGAACATCGGTCGCGATGTGGCCATCTTTGAAGCCGTCCATGGTTCGGCCCCATCCATCGCCGGAAAAAATCTGGCCAACCCGAGCGCCCACGTCCTTTCCGGTGTGATGCTGCTCAGGCACCTGGGCCTTTTCGCGGAAGCGGAGCGGCTGGAAAACGCCCTTCTTTACACCTGGGGTTCCGGCGCTGCAGCCACCAGCGATGTCGCACCTTTGCACGAGGCGGTCGGCACGAGCGTTTTTGCTGAACTCGTGGAATCCAATCTGGCAACAGCGCCGGGGCGGACGCAGACGCGGCCCTATCGGCCTTGGGATATGGGCCGCGTCTATAGCTGCGATAAACAGCCTGCAAAACGCCAGGACGTGGGTGTGGATGTCTTCATCGAAAGCACAGCCCCTTTGCAGGAAATCGGCCGCGAATTGGAACGCTGCGCCCAGGGTTTGCCTCTGACTCTGACCATGATCTCGAACCGCGGCACCAAGGTCTATCCGGATGCTGTGGCCATGCCTGATCTGGTCGATCATCACCGCTGTCGCTTCAACCGGAAGGCCGGTGCGCCCATGCCTCAGGACGCGGACGTCCTCGAACTTTTGAGACGCATCAGCACCATATTCCGTTGGATGCATTGCGAAAGGCTGCTTGAAGTCGAAGACAAGCCGGCCTTCACCAAAGCTCAGGGCGAGAACTGA